Proteins found in one Ovis canadensis isolate MfBH-ARS-UI-01 breed Bighorn chromosome 20, ARS-UI_OviCan_v2, whole genome shotgun sequence genomic segment:
- the SPDEF gene encoding SAM pointed domain-containing Ets transcription factor, with the protein MGSASPGLSPGLPGRLLLPPDSALRTGLEKAAAAGTGPERRDWSPSPPATPEQGLPTFYLSYFDMLYPEDSSWAAKGPGASTRAEPSDEPEQCPVIDSQAPGGSLDLAPGGLTLEEHSLEQVQSMVVGEVLKDIETACKLLNITADPVDWSPGNVQKWLLWTEHQYRLPPVGKAFQELGGKELCAMSEEQFRQRSPLGGDVLHAHLDIWKSAAWMKERTSPGAIHFCASTSEESWTDSEVDSSCSGQPIHLWQFLKELLLKPHSYGRFIRWLNKEKGIFKIEDSAQVARLWGIRKNRPAMNYDKLSRSIRQYYKKGIIRKPDISQRLVYQFVHPI; encoded by the exons ATGGGCAGCGCCAGCCCGGGCCTGAGCCCCGGGCTGCCCGGCCGCCTCCTGCTGCCCCCGGACAGCGCGCTGCGAACAGGCCTGGAGAAGGCGGCCGCGGCGGGGACGGGGCCCGAGCGGCGGGACTGGAGCCCCAGCCCGCCTGCCACCCCTGAGCAGGGCCTGCCCACCTTCTACCTCTCCTACTTTGACATGCTGTACCCTGAGGACAGCAGCTGGGCGGCCAAGGGCCCTGGGGCCAGCACGCGGGCGGAGCCATCCGACGAGCCCGAGCAGTGCCCGGTCATCGACAGCCAAGCCCCGGGGGGCAGCCTGGACCTGGCCCCGGGCGGGCTaaccctggaggagcactcgcTGGAGCAGGTGCAGTCCATGGTGGTGGGCGAGGTGCTCAAGGACATCGAGACAGCCTGCAAGCTGCTAAACATCACGGCAG accctgtggactggagccctgGCAATGTGCAGAAGTGGCTGCTGTGGACGGAACACCAGTACCGGCTGCCTCCCGTGGGCAAGGCCTTCCAAGAGCTGGGGGGCAAGGAGCTGTGTGCCATGTCCGAGGAGCAGTTCCGCCAGCGCTCGCCCCTTGGCGGGGACGTGCTGCACGCCCATCTGGACATCTGGAAATCAG CTGCCTGGATGAAAGAGAGGACATCCCCGGGGGCGATTCACTTCTGCG CCTCGACCAGCGAGGAGAGCTGGACGGACAGCGAGGTGGACTCGTCCTGCTCCGGGCAGCCCATCCACCTCTGGCAGTTTCTCAAGGAGCTTCTACTGAAGCCGCACAGCTACGGCCGCTTCATCCGGTGGCTCAACAAGGAGAAGG GCATCTTCAAAATCGAGGACTCCGCGCAGGTGGCCCGGCTGTGGGGCATCCGCAAGAACCGCCCCGCCATGAACTACGACAAGCTGAGCCGCTCCATCCGCCAGTATTACAAGAAGGGCATCATCCGCAAGCCCGACATCTCCCAGCGCCTGGTCTACCAGTTCGTGCACCCCATCTGA